Proteins encoded together in one Falco biarmicus isolate bFalBia1 chromosome 4, bFalBia1.pri, whole genome shotgun sequence window:
- the USP19 gene encoding ubiquitin carboxyl-terminal hydrolase 19 isoform X5, whose amino-acid sequence MSSSTNAPGQRRVSRGLDDATNKKKQKDRANQESKEELLLDWKQNADEIIVKLNLGSGALKVEDVDAAFTDTDCVVKLPDGRQWSCQFYEEIESSCSKVQCKKGNFLQLVLQKKIPLHTWSSLLKRRKDGSKELAKGATCWENGKEKAASAELTPEEPRVEGPELLRSRREPSNPKRAPGRSEALGGKSPASPGTQSGPSAKRAVYLKVAPTEEEPNARVSGNVEPSKGHSGRAGSRRNGRASQVDAPTALADLALPLEKAVVLAKEAVPVEMPPLAATTEVFPHRIATCVEKRVLQPGSPAEALRGRDCTPVLGESSKAIPAATPSLGRDSEKRDWSKDDVALEAAADEPEPFVSLTFVKNDSYEKGNDLVVVHVYVKEIHKETSKVLFREQDFTLVFQTSDTNFLRLHPGCGPHTVFRWQVKLRNLIEPDQCTYNFTVSRIDVCLKKRHSQRWGGLEAPATRGAVGGAKVAMPTGPTPLDKNPPGSNQHPLSSKEEARASDKEKQRVEDGGLDGVAARTAPEHVAVKQEPHIPSPKPTCMVPPMTHSPVSAESVEDDEDEDEKKKVCLPGFTGLVNLGNTCFMNSVIQSLSNTRELRDYFHDRSFESEINYNNPLGTGGRLAIGFAMLLRALWKGTHHAFQPSKLKAVVASKASQFTGYAQHDAQEFMAFLLDGLHEDLNRIQNKPYTETVDSDGRPDEVVAEEAWQRHKMRNDSFIVDLFQGQYKSKLVCPVCSKVSITFDPFLYLPVPLPQKQKVLTVYYFAKEPHKKPIKFLVSISKENSSAMEVLDSVAHSVRVKPENLRLAEVIKNHFHRMFLPSNSLDTVSPTDLLLCFEVLSPELAKERVVELQVQQRPQVPSGPVAKCAACQKKQLPDDEKLKRCTRCYRVGYCNVACQKTHWPDHKALCRPENIGFPFLISVPESRLTYARLAQLLEGYARYSVSVFQPPFQLGRMSPEQGLQPQLPDKLEPLAKSSCAAATSASELGDVDRASSLLQEPPLSPAVPELHPDLGDTGTVRSKVLTARSSLLSLDSGFSEHVETQGDSCCEKEPSYERALKPEAAIPGYQHTPDSLSARATQFYINKIDAANREHKLEDKGDTPLDLTDDCSLALVWKNNERLKEFVLVESKELECVEDPGSASEAARAGHFTLEQCLNLFTKPEVLAPEEAWYCPKCKQHREASKQLMLWRLPNVLIIQLKRFSFRSFIWRDKINDMVDFPVRSLDLSKFCIGRKGEQQLPMYDLYAVINHYGGMIGGHYTAYARLPNDKNSQRSDVGWRLFDDSTVTTVDESQVVTRYAYVLFYRRRNSPVERPLPGHAPDHRAERTPSAEAAASQASLIWQELEAEEQELQLDAPQRPARNSRRPRGQKRSPGTPQHPDEGCIRYFVLATTAAIVALFLNVFYPLIYQTRWR is encoded by the exons ATGGGCGCCAGTGGAGCTGTCAGTTCTACGAGGAGATTGAGAGCTCCTGCAGCAAGGTCCAGTGCAAGAAGGGCAACTTTCTACAGCTTGTGCTTCAGAAGAAGATCCCACTCCATACCTGGTCTTCTCTTCTG aagaggaggaaagacgGATCCAAAGAGCTGGCTAAAGGGGCCACGTGCTGGGAGAATGGGAAGGagaaagctgcttctgcagagctgaccCCTGAAGAACCGAGGGTTGAAggcccagagctgctgagatCCCGGCGGGAGCCCTCCAACCCCAAGCGTGCTCCAGGAAGAAGTGAGGCCCTGGGAGGGAAAagcccagccagcccagggacACAGAGTGGCCCCAGTGCCAAGCGGGCAGTATACCTCAAAGTGGCTCCCACTGAAGAGGAGCCAAATGCCAGAGTCAGCGGGAATGTGGAGCCCAGCAAAGGGCACAGCGGGAGAGCAGGCAGCCGCAGGAATGGCAGAGCCAGCCAAGTTGATGCGCCCACAGCCCTTGCAGACCTCGCACTGCCACTGGAGAAG GCTGTGGTTTTGGCCAAGGAGGCTGTTCCTGTGGAGATGCCACCTCTTGCGGCTACCACAGAGGTGTTCCCCCACCGTATTGCCACCTGTGTGGAGAAGAGagtcctgcagccaggcagccctgctgaggccTTGCGGGGCCGGGACTGCACACCTGTCCTGGGAGAGAGTTCTAAGGCCATCCCGGCAGCCACTCCTTCCCTAGGCAGAGACAGTGAGAAGAGGGACTGGTCCAAGGATGACGTGGctctggaagcagcagctgatg AGCCAGAGCCTTTTGTGAGCCTGACCTTTGTCAAGAATGATTCATATGAGAAGGGCAATGACCTGGTGGTGGTACACGTCTATGTGAAAGAGATCCATAAGGAGACATCCAAGGTGTTGTTCCGGGAACAAGACTTTACGCTGGTGTTCCAGACAAG TGACACAAATTTCCTTCGCCTCCATCCTGGCTGTGGGCCCCACACAGTGTTCCGGTGGCAGGTGAAGCTAAG GAACCTTATTGAGCCAGACCAGTGCACGTACAACTTCACAGTGTCTCGCATCGACGTCTGCCTGAAGAAACGCCACAGCCAGCgctggggggggctggaggCTCCAGCCACACGAG GTGCAGTGGGTGGTGCAAAGGTTGCCATGCCTACAGGCCCTACCCCTCTGGACAAGAACCCCCCGGGCAGTAACCAGCACCCCCTGTCCAGCAAGGAAGAGGCCCGAGCCAGTGACAAAGAGAAGCAGCGTGTGGAAGATGGGGGTCTGGATGGTGTGGCAGCTCGTACAGCCCCAGAGCATGTGGCAGTGAAGCAAGAGCCACACATCCCATCG CCCAAACCAACATGCATGGTGCCACCGATGACGCACAGCCCGGTGAGCGCTGAGAGTGTGGAGGAtgatgaggatgaagatgagAAGAAGAAAGTCTGCCTGCCTGGCTTCACGGGGCTGGTGAACTTGGGCAACACCTGCTTCATGAACAGCGTCATCCAGTCCCTGTCCAACACCCGGGAGCTACGTGACTACTTCCATG ATCGGTCCTTTGAGTCGGAAATCAACTACAACAACCCACTGGGGACAGGCGGGCGCCTGGCCATCGGCTTTGCCATGCTGCTTCGAGCGCTGTGGAAGGGCACGCACCATGCCTTCCAGCCATCTAAACTGAAG GCAGTCGTGGCCAGCAAGGCCAGCCAGTTCACTGGCTATGCCCAGCACGATGCTCAGGAGTTCATGGCCTTCCTGCTTGATGGCCTACACGAGGACCTCAACCGTATCCAGAACAAGCCCTACACAGAGACTGTTGACTCGGATGGGAGGCCCGACGAG GTGGTAGCTGAAGAGGCCTGGCAACGACACAAGATGAGGAATGACTCTTTCATTGTGGACCTCTTCCAGGGCCAGTACAAATCCAAGCTGGTGTGCCCAGTGTGTTCCAAG GTGTCCATCACCTTTGACCCCTTCCTGTacctccctgtgcccctcccACAGAAGCAGAAGGTGCTGACTGTCTACTACTTTGCAAAGGAGCCGCACAAGAAACCTATCAAG TTCCTTGTGAGTATCAGCAAGGAGAACTCCAGTGCCATGGAGGTACTCGACTCGGTGGCCCACAGTGTGCGTGTGAAACCAGAGAACCTGCGCCTGGCAGAG GTGATCAAGAATCACTTCCACCGCATGTTCCTGCCGTCCAACTCACTGGACACGGTCTCCCCTACggacctgctgctctgctttgagGTTCTGTCCCCAGAGCTGGCCAAGGAGCGGGTGGTGGAGCTGCAGGTCCAGCAG CGTCCGCAGGTGCCCAGTGGCCCCGTTGCCAAGTGTGCAGCCTGCCAGAAGAAGCAATTGCCAGATGATGAGAAGCTCAAGCGCTGCACGAGGTGCTATCGAGTCGGTTACTGCAATGT GGCATGTCAGAAAACACACTGGCCAGACCACAAGGCTTTGTGCCGCCCTGAGAACATCGGTTTCCCCTTCCTCATCAGCGTGCCAGAGTCCCGCCTCACCTATGCCcgcctggcacagctgctggagggctATGCAAG GTACTCAGTCAGCGTGTTCCAGCCTCCGTTCCAGCTTGGCCGAATGTCACcggagcaggggctgcagcctcagCTCCCAGACAAGCTGGAGCCTCTGGCcaagagcagctgtgcagcagccacctctgccTCCGAGCTGGGAGACGTGGACAGGGCTTCCAGCCTCTTGCAGGAGCCCCCGCTCTCGCCAGCTGTGCCTGAGCTGCATCCAGACCTGGGGGACACGGGCACTGTCCGGAGCAAGGTCCTGACAGCCAGGAGTTCCCTGCTGAGCTTGGATTCAGGCTTCTCTGAACACGTGGAGACACAGGGCGACAGCTGTTGCGAGAAGGAGCCATCCTATGAGAGAGCCCTCAAGCCAGAAG CTGCCATCCCTGGGTACCAACACACTCCAGACTCGCTGAGTGCCCGCGCCACGCAGTTCTACATCAACAAGATCGATGCTGCCAACAGAGAGCACAAGCTGGAAGATAAAG GTGACACCCCCCTGGACCTGACAGATGACTGCTCCCTCGCCCTGGTATGGAAGAACAATGAGCGCCTCAAGGAGTTTGTGTTGGTGGAGTCCAAGGAGTTGGAGTGCGTGGAGGACCCAGGCTCAGCCAGCGAAGCAGCCCGGGCTGGCCACTTTACCCTGGAGCAGTGCCTCAATCTCTTCACCAAGCCTGAAGTCCTGGCCCCAGAGGAAGCGTG GTACTGCCCCAAGTGCAAGCAGCACCGTGAGGCCTCCAAGCAGCTGATGCTGTGGCGGCTCCCCAACGTCCTCATCATCCAGCTCAAGCGCTTCTCCTTCCGCAGCTTTATTTGGAGGGATAAGATCAACGACATGGTGGACTTCCCCGTCCG GAGCCTGGACCTGAGCAAGTTCTGCATTGGCCGGAAgggtgagcagcagctgccgaTGTATGACCTGTACGCTGTGATCAACCACTACGGAGGCATGATTGGGGGGCACTACACGGCGTACGCCCGCCTGCCCAATGACAAGAACAGCCAGCGCAGTGACGTGG GTTGGCGGCTCTTCGATGACAGCACAGTCACCACCGTGGACGAGAGCCAGGTGGTGACCAGATACGCATATGTCCTCTTCTACCGCCGGAGGAACTCTCCTGTGGAGAGACCCCTCCCAGGGCATGCCCCAGACCACCGAGCTGAGCGCACCCCCTCTGCCgaagctgctgccagccag GCTTCTCTGATCTGGCAGGAACTGGAGGCTGAAGAACAAGAGCTGCAGCTTGATGCACCCCAAAGGCCTGCAAGAAACTCCCGGAGGCCCCGTGGCCAGAAGCGGAGTCCGggcaccccccagcacccagatGAAGGCTGCATCAGATACTTTGTCCTGGCCACCACGGCCGCAATCGTGGCTCTCTTCCTGAACGTCTTTTACCCGCTCATTTACCAGACCCGCTGGAGATAG
- the USP19 gene encoding ubiquitin carboxyl-terminal hydrolase 19 isoform X1: protein MSSSTNAPGQRRVSRGLDDATNKKKQKDRANQESKEVSRPELEQAETAQEKDSEEELLLDWKQNADEIIVKLNLGSGALKVEDVDAAFTDTDCVVKLPDGRQWSCQFYEEIESSCSKVQCKKGNFLQLVLQKKIPLHTWSSLLKRRKDGSKELAKGATCWENGKEKAASAELTPEEPRVEGPELLRSRREPSNPKRAPGRSEALGGKSPASPGTQSGPSAKRAVYLKVAPTEEEPNARVSGNVEPSKGHSGRAGSRRNGRASQVDAPTALADLALPLEKAVVLAKEAVPVEMPPLAATTEVFPHRIATCVEKRVLQPGSPAEALRGRDCTPVLGESSKAIPAATPSLGRDSEKRDWSKDDVALEAAADEPEPFVSLTFVKNDSYEKGNDLVVVHVYVKEIHKETSKVLFREQDFTLVFQTSDTNFLRLHPGCGPHTVFRWQVKLRNLIEPDQCTYNFTVSRIDVCLKKRHSQRWGGLEAPATRGAVGGAKVAMPTGPTPLDKNPPGSNQHPLSSKEEARASDKEKQRVEDGGLDGVAARTAPEHVAVKQEPHIPSPKPTCMVPPMTHSPVSAESVEDDEDEDEKKKVCLPGFTGLVNLGNTCFMNSVIQSLSNTRELRDYFHDRSFESEINYNNPLGTGGRLAIGFAMLLRALWKGTHHAFQPSKLKAVVASKASQFTGYAQHDAQEFMAFLLDGLHEDLNRIQNKPYTETVDSDGRPDEVVAEEAWQRHKMRNDSFIVDLFQGQYKSKLVCPVCSKVSITFDPFLYLPVPLPQKQKVLTVYYFAKEPHKKPIKFLVSISKENSSAMEVLDSVAHSVRVKPENLRLAEVIKNHFHRMFLPSNSLDTVSPTDLLLCFEVLSPELAKERVVELQVQQRPQVPSGPVAKCAACQKKQLPDDEKLKRCTRCYRVGYCNVACQKTHWPDHKALCRPENIGFPFLISVPESRLTYARLAQLLEGYARYSVSVFQPPFQLGRMSPEQGLQPQLPDKLEPLAKSSCAAATSASELGDVDRASSLLQEPPLSPAVPELHPDLGDTGTVRSKVLTARSSLLSLDSGFSEHVETQGDSCCEKEPSYERALKPEAAIPGYQHTPDSLSARATQFYINKIDAANREHKLEDKGDTPLDLTDDCSLALVWKNNERLKEFVLVESKELECVEDPGSASEAARAGHFTLEQCLNLFTKPEVLAPEEAWYCPKCKQHREASKQLMLWRLPNVLIIQLKRFSFRSFIWRDKINDMVDFPVRSLDLSKFCIGRKGEQQLPMYDLYAVINHYGGMIGGHYTAYARLPNDKNSQRSDVGWRLFDDSTVTTVDESQVVTRYAYVLFYRRRNSPVERPLPGHAPDHRAERTPSAEAAASQASLIWQELEAEEQELQLDAPQRPARNSRRPRGQKRSPGTPQHPDEGCIRYFVLATTAAIVALFLNVFYPLIYQTRWR, encoded by the exons ATGGGCGCCAGTGGAGCTGTCAGTTCTACGAGGAGATTGAGAGCTCCTGCAGCAAGGTCCAGTGCAAGAAGGGCAACTTTCTACAGCTTGTGCTTCAGAAGAAGATCCCACTCCATACCTGGTCTTCTCTTCTG aagaggaggaaagacgGATCCAAAGAGCTGGCTAAAGGGGCCACGTGCTGGGAGAATGGGAAGGagaaagctgcttctgcagagctgaccCCTGAAGAACCGAGGGTTGAAggcccagagctgctgagatCCCGGCGGGAGCCCTCCAACCCCAAGCGTGCTCCAGGAAGAAGTGAGGCCCTGGGAGGGAAAagcccagccagcccagggacACAGAGTGGCCCCAGTGCCAAGCGGGCAGTATACCTCAAAGTGGCTCCCACTGAAGAGGAGCCAAATGCCAGAGTCAGCGGGAATGTGGAGCCCAGCAAAGGGCACAGCGGGAGAGCAGGCAGCCGCAGGAATGGCAGAGCCAGCCAAGTTGATGCGCCCACAGCCCTTGCAGACCTCGCACTGCCACTGGAGAAG GCTGTGGTTTTGGCCAAGGAGGCTGTTCCTGTGGAGATGCCACCTCTTGCGGCTACCACAGAGGTGTTCCCCCACCGTATTGCCACCTGTGTGGAGAAGAGagtcctgcagccaggcagccctgctgaggccTTGCGGGGCCGGGACTGCACACCTGTCCTGGGAGAGAGTTCTAAGGCCATCCCGGCAGCCACTCCTTCCCTAGGCAGAGACAGTGAGAAGAGGGACTGGTCCAAGGATGACGTGGctctggaagcagcagctgatg AGCCAGAGCCTTTTGTGAGCCTGACCTTTGTCAAGAATGATTCATATGAGAAGGGCAATGACCTGGTGGTGGTACACGTCTATGTGAAAGAGATCCATAAGGAGACATCCAAGGTGTTGTTCCGGGAACAAGACTTTACGCTGGTGTTCCAGACAAG TGACACAAATTTCCTTCGCCTCCATCCTGGCTGTGGGCCCCACACAGTGTTCCGGTGGCAGGTGAAGCTAAG GAACCTTATTGAGCCAGACCAGTGCACGTACAACTTCACAGTGTCTCGCATCGACGTCTGCCTGAAGAAACGCCACAGCCAGCgctggggggggctggaggCTCCAGCCACACGAG GTGCAGTGGGTGGTGCAAAGGTTGCCATGCCTACAGGCCCTACCCCTCTGGACAAGAACCCCCCGGGCAGTAACCAGCACCCCCTGTCCAGCAAGGAAGAGGCCCGAGCCAGTGACAAAGAGAAGCAGCGTGTGGAAGATGGGGGTCTGGATGGTGTGGCAGCTCGTACAGCCCCAGAGCATGTGGCAGTGAAGCAAGAGCCACACATCCCATCG CCCAAACCAACATGCATGGTGCCACCGATGACGCACAGCCCGGTGAGCGCTGAGAGTGTGGAGGAtgatgaggatgaagatgagAAGAAGAAAGTCTGCCTGCCTGGCTTCACGGGGCTGGTGAACTTGGGCAACACCTGCTTCATGAACAGCGTCATCCAGTCCCTGTCCAACACCCGGGAGCTACGTGACTACTTCCATG ATCGGTCCTTTGAGTCGGAAATCAACTACAACAACCCACTGGGGACAGGCGGGCGCCTGGCCATCGGCTTTGCCATGCTGCTTCGAGCGCTGTGGAAGGGCACGCACCATGCCTTCCAGCCATCTAAACTGAAG GCAGTCGTGGCCAGCAAGGCCAGCCAGTTCACTGGCTATGCCCAGCACGATGCTCAGGAGTTCATGGCCTTCCTGCTTGATGGCCTACACGAGGACCTCAACCGTATCCAGAACAAGCCCTACACAGAGACTGTTGACTCGGATGGGAGGCCCGACGAG GTGGTAGCTGAAGAGGCCTGGCAACGACACAAGATGAGGAATGACTCTTTCATTGTGGACCTCTTCCAGGGCCAGTACAAATCCAAGCTGGTGTGCCCAGTGTGTTCCAAG GTGTCCATCACCTTTGACCCCTTCCTGTacctccctgtgcccctcccACAGAAGCAGAAGGTGCTGACTGTCTACTACTTTGCAAAGGAGCCGCACAAGAAACCTATCAAG TTCCTTGTGAGTATCAGCAAGGAGAACTCCAGTGCCATGGAGGTACTCGACTCGGTGGCCCACAGTGTGCGTGTGAAACCAGAGAACCTGCGCCTGGCAGAG GTGATCAAGAATCACTTCCACCGCATGTTCCTGCCGTCCAACTCACTGGACACGGTCTCCCCTACggacctgctgctctgctttgagGTTCTGTCCCCAGAGCTGGCCAAGGAGCGGGTGGTGGAGCTGCAGGTCCAGCAG CGTCCGCAGGTGCCCAGTGGCCCCGTTGCCAAGTGTGCAGCCTGCCAGAAGAAGCAATTGCCAGATGATGAGAAGCTCAAGCGCTGCACGAGGTGCTATCGAGTCGGTTACTGCAATGT GGCATGTCAGAAAACACACTGGCCAGACCACAAGGCTTTGTGCCGCCCTGAGAACATCGGTTTCCCCTTCCTCATCAGCGTGCCAGAGTCCCGCCTCACCTATGCCcgcctggcacagctgctggagggctATGCAAG GTACTCAGTCAGCGTGTTCCAGCCTCCGTTCCAGCTTGGCCGAATGTCACcggagcaggggctgcagcctcagCTCCCAGACAAGCTGGAGCCTCTGGCcaagagcagctgtgcagcagccacctctgccTCCGAGCTGGGAGACGTGGACAGGGCTTCCAGCCTCTTGCAGGAGCCCCCGCTCTCGCCAGCTGTGCCTGAGCTGCATCCAGACCTGGGGGACACGGGCACTGTCCGGAGCAAGGTCCTGACAGCCAGGAGTTCCCTGCTGAGCTTGGATTCAGGCTTCTCTGAACACGTGGAGACACAGGGCGACAGCTGTTGCGAGAAGGAGCCATCCTATGAGAGAGCCCTCAAGCCAGAAG CTGCCATCCCTGGGTACCAACACACTCCAGACTCGCTGAGTGCCCGCGCCACGCAGTTCTACATCAACAAGATCGATGCTGCCAACAGAGAGCACAAGCTGGAAGATAAAG GTGACACCCCCCTGGACCTGACAGATGACTGCTCCCTCGCCCTGGTATGGAAGAACAATGAGCGCCTCAAGGAGTTTGTGTTGGTGGAGTCCAAGGAGTTGGAGTGCGTGGAGGACCCAGGCTCAGCCAGCGAAGCAGCCCGGGCTGGCCACTTTACCCTGGAGCAGTGCCTCAATCTCTTCACCAAGCCTGAAGTCCTGGCCCCAGAGGAAGCGTG GTACTGCCCCAAGTGCAAGCAGCACCGTGAGGCCTCCAAGCAGCTGATGCTGTGGCGGCTCCCCAACGTCCTCATCATCCAGCTCAAGCGCTTCTCCTTCCGCAGCTTTATTTGGAGGGATAAGATCAACGACATGGTGGACTTCCCCGTCCG GAGCCTGGACCTGAGCAAGTTCTGCATTGGCCGGAAgggtgagcagcagctgccgaTGTATGACCTGTACGCTGTGATCAACCACTACGGAGGCATGATTGGGGGGCACTACACGGCGTACGCCCGCCTGCCCAATGACAAGAACAGCCAGCGCAGTGACGTGG GTTGGCGGCTCTTCGATGACAGCACAGTCACCACCGTGGACGAGAGCCAGGTGGTGACCAGATACGCATATGTCCTCTTCTACCGCCGGAGGAACTCTCCTGTGGAGAGACCCCTCCCAGGGCATGCCCCAGACCACCGAGCTGAGCGCACCCCCTCTGCCgaagctgctgccagccag GCTTCTCTGATCTGGCAGGAACTGGAGGCTGAAGAACAAGAGCTGCAGCTTGATGCACCCCAAAGGCCTGCAAGAAACTCCCGGAGGCCCCGTGGCCAGAAGCGGAGTCCGggcaccccccagcacccagatGAAGGCTGCATCAGATACTTTGTCCTGGCCACCACGGCCGCAATCGTGGCTCTCTTCCTGAACGTCTTTTACCCGCTCATTTACCAGACCCGCTGGAGATAG